Proteins from a single region of Choloepus didactylus isolate mChoDid1 chromosome 10, mChoDid1.pri, whole genome shotgun sequence:
- the DMRTA1 gene encoding doublesex- and mab-3-related transcription factor A1, with protein MEQSQCGNSDRSCGVRPRLAPGLVAAAPPPPSPGLSVLPGMPVPPAFLRPPGLFLRAAAAAAAAATRSGGCPPAPGLERGVGAVNCGYPRTPKCARCRNHGVVSALKGHKRFCRWRDCACAKCTLIAERQRVMAAQVALRRQQAQEESEARGLQRLLYSAPSGPGGRASGGNSIAENLQATRDPAAVAALGLGALRQAGDLATPAFEAFCPDFPGEKQEQKMGKYDSYPSGQEEPVSKSHQLSLGSSPKSNGVTGKQNIRSSISENSNKDDSILSPLSEAQSGGEESPRSLSSSDLESGNESEWAKDFTATRSSLPTLSSRPRDPLDILTKIFPSYRRSWLEGILQFCKGDVVQAIEQVLNGKEHKPDTRDLTSLGRSEHTAFQRASNFSLPGFGFGALGNKSAFSPLHTTSASYGGDSSFYSSNPRLGISPLQLAYSSPGRGLSSFMSPYITSGLVPALPFRPVLDYSFSGMIRDSSYLPIKDSVTGGELYSRPNQDNQ; from the exons ATGGAGCAGTCACAATGTGGCAACAGCGACCGCAGCTGCGGCGTCCGACCCCGCCTGGCCCCGGGGCTAGTGGCGGCGGCTCCTCCACCTCCGTCCCCAGGGTTGTCCGTGCTCCCGGGGATGCCGGTTCCTCCAGCGTTCCTCCGGCCGCCCGGCCTCTTTTTGcgcgcagccgccgccgccgctgccgccgccaccCGGAGCGGAGGCTGCCCGCCGGCTCCCGGGCTGGAGAGGGGGGTCGGCGCGGTGAACTGCGGTTACCCGCGGACCCCCAAGTGCGCCCGCTGCCGCAACCACGGCGTGGTGTCGGCTCTCAAGGGCCACAAGCGCTTCTGCCGCTGGCGGGACTGCGCTTGTGCCAAGTGCACCCTGATCGCCGAGCGCCAGCGCGTCATGGCTGCCCAGGTGGCGTTGCGCAGGCAGCAGGCGCAGGAGGAGAGCGAGGCCCGGGGACTGCAGAGGCTCCTGTACTCTGCACCCTCGGGTCCGGGAGGTCGGGCATCCGGAGGCAATAGCATTGCCGAGAATCTCCAGGCGACCAGAGATCCTGCGGCGGTGGCTGCTCTGGGACTCGGTGCCTTGAGACAGGCTGGTGATTTGGCGACCCCCGCTTTCGAGGCTTTCTGCCCGGattttcctggggaaaaacaag AACAAAAAATGGGTAAATATGACTCATACCCGAGTGGACAAGAAGAACCAGTCTCCAAATCCCATCAACTTTCCCTGGGGTCATCTCCCAAGTCTAATGGTGtcactggaaaacaaaacatcaGGTCATCTATTTCAGAAAACTCAAACAAGGATGATAGCATCTTGTCTCCTCTCTCTGAGGCGCAGTCAGGAGGTGAAGAGAGCCCCAGGTCCTTGTCATCTTCTGATCTGGAATCAGGAAACGAAAGTGAATGGGCCAAAGATTTCACTGCTACCAGATCCAGCCTCCCCACATTGTCCTCAAGACCAAGAGATCCTCTTGATATTCTTACCAAGATTTTCCCAAGTTACAGGCGCAGCTGGCTAGAAGGCATTCTACAGTTCTGCAAAGGGGATGTGGTCCAAGCCATTGAACAAGTCCTAAATGGGAAAGAACATAAGCCAGACACTAGGGATCTTACAAGCTTGGGAAGATCTGAACATACAGCCTTTCAGAGAGCTTCTAATTTTAGTCTACCTGGATTTGGCTTTGGAGCTCTAGGGAATAAAtcagctttctctcctcttcataCTACTTCTGCTTCATATGGAGGTGATTCAAGTTTCTACAGCTCAAATCCTAGACTAGGTATTAGTCCATTACAACTGGCATATTCCTCTCCAGGAAGAGGATTATCCAGTTTTATGTCACCCTACATAACTTCTGGGTTGGTACCAGCATTGCCTTTTCGGCCAGTTTTGGATTATTCCTTTTCAGGAATGATTAGGGATTCTTCCTACCTTCCCATCAAAGACTCGGTAACTGGTGGTGAACTGTATTCCAGACCGAATCAGGACAATCAGTAA